A genome region from Aphelocoma coerulescens isolate FSJ_1873_10779 chromosome Z unlocalized genomic scaffold, UR_Acoe_1.0 ChrZ, whole genome shotgun sequence includes the following:
- the LOC138103242 gene encoding M-phase inducer phosphatase 2-like → MSLCGGRGLPGLAAISPLPSPGTAPLTPLDKADPAGPARHRDTPKRGHGGLPLPRLWHTPSPQPLASDCGRHSLSCQPPDAGLEPDFPTQQKPAAAQEDSQRTMPAFARALKDRKLLRQRMHALPAWQRDGSRVLKDISQLQERRDRARRRRREPEDEEGFVAKKLPRPGQRSHGAARRESLAESPWAASELLVREAGGLGRAAAMGDAGAARVGAAAPSCPRGLESCGGGRWPGRGVTGTARASPKLEGTGRWWMELAYGIRACLRLGSSWQDLCPFHDLLCLCPKSPQLLPWQSDATVPQEKENVVSTPVMSKEEAKLRPGKRSQCRQLSRSPSEPGSVARPVLKRGQPSDSDSPVEAKRQRRVAGSPGQEASLEPGAWLEPSRSARHEELANLLANDDQELIGDFSKPHLLPTVEGKEPGLKYISPETLAAVLAGHFSSSIESSLVVDCRYPYEYEGGHVKGAVNLPLQRDVEESLLEQPIMPLDSSRRVIVIFHCEFSVERGPKMCKFLRERDRRCHEYPQLHYPELYVLKGGYREFFLQFPSHCEPRDYRPMLHSAFKEELRKFRGQRRLRERGRRALFSRGRDL, encoded by the exons atgtcactgtgcggcggccgcgggctgcccgggctggcggccatctccccgctgccctcgccgggcacggccccgctcacgcCGCTGGACAAGGCTgacccggcgggccccgccag gcaccgggacaccccgaagcggggccacggggggctgcccctgccgcggctgtggCACACGCCGTCCCCGCAGCCGCTGGCCTCGGACTGTGGCCGCCACTCGCTCTCTTGCCAGCCCCCGGATGCAG gactggagccggacttccccacgcagcagaagcccgcggccgcgcaggaaga ctcccagagaacgATGCCGGCGTTCGCGAGAGCGCTCAAAGA caggaagctccttCGGCAGAGGATGCACGCGTTGCCG gcgtggcagcgggacggcagccgcgtcctgaaggacatctcgcagctgcaggagcgcagggacagagcgcggcggcgccgcagggagcccgaggatgag gagggctttgtggccaagaagctgCCGAGGCCGGGCCAGCGGAGCCATGGGGCCGCCAGGAGGGAGTCCCTTGCCGAGAGCCCCTGGGCcgcatcagagctgctggtgagagaggctggagggctcgggagggcagcagcgatgggtgatgccggggctgcacgcgtgggagctgccgctccgagctgcccgcgtggcctggagagctgcggaggtgggagatggccgggccggggggtcacggggacagcccgtgcgtctccaaagctggaaggcaccggcaggtggtggatggagctcgcctatgggatccgtgcctgcctgcggctgggaagcagctggcaggacttgtgcccatttcacgatctcctctgcctgtgccccaagtctccccagctgctgccctggcagagcgatgccaccgtgccccaggagaaggagaacgtGGTGAGCACGCCGGTGATgagcaaggaggaggcaaagctg cgtCCGGGGAAGCGCAGCCAGTGCCGGCAGCTGTCCCGCTCGCCCTCGGAGCCGGGCAGTGTCGCCAGGCCCGTCCTGAAGCGGGGACAGCCCTCGGACAGCGACAGCCCTGTGGAGGCCAAGCGGCAGAGGAGGGTggccggcagccctggccaggaggcgtcgctggagccg ggagcgtggctggagccttcccgctccgcccggcATGAGGAGCTCGCGAACCTGCTGGCCAACGATGACCAGGAGCTCATCGGCGACTTCTCCAAG cctcacctcctgccGACGGTGGAGGGTAAGGAGCCGGGCCTGAAGTACATCTCCCCTGAGACG ctggcggcggtgctggcggggcacttcagcagcagcatcgagAGCAGCCTCGTCGTGGACTGCCGCTATCCCTACGAGTACGAGGGGGGCCACGTCAAG GGCGCTGTCAACCTGCCGCTGCAGCGGGACGTGGAGGaatcgctgctggagcagcccatcaTGCCCCTGGACTCCAGCAGGAGGGTGATCGTCATCTTCCACTGCGAGTTCTCTGTTGAGCGAGGGCCCAAAAT GTGCAAGTTCCTGCGGGAGAGGGATCGCCGCTGCCACGAGTACCCCCAGCTGCACTACCCCGAGCTGTACGTGCTGAAGGGCGGCTACCGGGAGTTCTTCCTCCAGTTCCCG agccactgcgagccccgggactatcggcccatgctgcactccgcgttcaaggaggagctgcgcaagttccgcgggcagaggcggctccgcgagcgcggccggcgggcgctcttcagccgcgggcgggacctgtga